From a single Bacillus pseudomycoides DSM 12442 genomic region:
- a CDS encoding sensor histidine kinase, translating into MKKRSIVFKLFLLTSTLFTVTFLLFFVGQSLFLETFYINKKVQTVQTAFEKFLSSYEKSEGTFEEIRKLKQEFHEKTNADVVLLDPNGIIKDENNYYIEIVDKSNKSYSIPLNNILTIDEYTKFMNLQLKSNDFISIDGILKKDVIIPVTIATRYNTWKNDNIISDFKLFNIDWTNAKKNKYAKDTRLGAHTFEGVVSKIHLPSKNDLRLANNLETLQGIQHWELSVMLGKTNSNELTTFTIGEEENGKSQVFVKPVIENGKIKEFAFAMTSLQPVNEAMLVLKDYYVYALIVVFLVIILLSFYYSKIIVKPLIKMNRVTKKMANFDFTEKLPVSVDDEIGGLSSSINTLSVNLKDRIDRLNIANTKLQQDIERERQLEKTRKEFISGVSHELKTPLSVIRSFAEGIKDGVSKDNTYYTDVILEETENMNRLIVEMLELAKLESGTYKLEMSTFSLGELVQQVYTKLLFSMEEKQLQVEIDANPSIYVEANRNRIEQVVVNLLSNAIRYTPDGKEIRIRVIENEEKVKVEIENTGNPIPEESLQKIWDRFYRLDASRSRHTGGTGLGLSIVKNILELHHAKYGVYNTNDSVVFYFDLQKIKEVK; encoded by the coding sequence GTGAAAAAAAGAAGCATTGTCTTTAAACTATTTTTATTAACATCAACATTATTTACTGTTACCTTCCTCCTTTTTTTCGTTGGGCAATCATTGTTTTTAGAAACATTTTATATTAATAAGAAGGTTCAAACTGTCCAAACTGCCTTTGAAAAATTTTTATCAAGTTATGAAAAGAGTGAGGGAACATTTGAGGAAATAAGAAAGCTCAAACAAGAATTTCACGAAAAAACAAACGCTGACGTCGTTTTATTAGATCCAAATGGAATTATAAAAGATGAAAATAATTACTATATTGAGATTGTGGATAAATCAAATAAATCGTATTCCATTCCACTCAACAATATTTTAACAATCGATGAATATACGAAGTTTATGAATTTACAGTTAAAAAGTAATGATTTTATTTCCATAGATGGAATTTTAAAAAAAGATGTAATTATACCTGTTACGATTGCGACTCGTTATAATACATGGAAAAATGATAACATCATTTCTGACTTTAAATTATTCAATATTGATTGGACAAACGCTAAGAAAAATAAATATGCAAAAGACACAAGACTTGGCGCCCATACATTTGAAGGGGTTGTATCCAAAATACACCTTCCTTCCAAAAACGACCTTCGTCTCGCAAATAATTTAGAGACATTACAAGGAATTCAGCATTGGGAACTATCTGTAATGCTAGGTAAAACAAATTCAAATGAATTGACAACATTTACAATCGGAGAAGAGGAGAATGGAAAAAGTCAAGTTTTTGTAAAGCCAGTTATCGAAAACGGTAAAATTAAAGAATTTGCTTTTGCGATGACCTCCTTACAACCTGTTAATGAAGCAATGCTCGTTTTAAAAGATTATTACGTTTATGCCTTAATTGTCGTATTTCTCGTCATTATTTTATTATCCTTTTATTATTCAAAAATCATTGTTAAACCGCTTATTAAAATGAACCGAGTCACAAAAAAAATGGCTAATTTTGATTTCACTGAAAAATTACCGGTTTCAGTAGATGATGAAATTGGCGGTTTATCTAGTAGTATTAATACATTATCAGTAAACTTAAAAGATCGCATAGATCGATTAAACATTGCGAATACAAAATTACAGCAAGATATCGAACGAGAACGCCAATTAGAAAAAACTAGAAAAGAATTTATTTCTGGCGTATCTCATGAATTAAAAACACCACTGAGTGTTATTAGAAGCTTTGCAGAAGGTATTAAAGATGGCGTCAGCAAAGATAACACATACTATACGGATGTTATCTTAGAAGAAACAGAAAACATGAATCGACTCATCGTCGAAATGCTAGAATTAGCAAAACTAGAATCTGGCACGTATAAACTAGAAATGAGTACTTTTTCACTTGGTGAACTTGTCCAACAAGTGTATACGAAGTTATTATTTAGTATGGAAGAAAAACAATTACAAGTAGAAATCGATGCAAATCCCTCTATATACGTTGAAGCGAATCGCAATCGCATTGAGCAAGTTGTTGTGAATTTACTCAGCAATGCAATTCGCTATACACCTGATGGTAAAGAAATTCGTATTCGTGTTATAGAAAATGAAGAAAAAGTAAAAGTGGAAATTGAGAATACCGGTAATCCAATCCCAGAGGAAAGTTTACAAAAGATATGGGATCGCTTCTATCGTCTAGACGCTTCCCGTAGCCGCCATACTGGAGGAACTGGACTTGGTTTATCAATTGTAAAAAACATTTTGGAACTACACCATGCCAAATATGGTGTATATAATACCAATGATAGTGTCGTCTTTTATTTTGATTTACAAAAAATAAAAGAAGTCAAATAA
- the deoD gene encoding purine-nucleoside phosphorylase, which translates to MSVHIEAKQGEIAESILLPGDPLRAKYIAETFLEDVTCYNNVRGMLGFTGTYKGKRVSVQGTGMGVPSISIYVNELIQSYGVKNLIRVGTCGAIQKDVKVRDVIIAMTACTDSNMNRLTFPGFDFAPAANFDLLKKAYDAGTEKGLHVRVGNVLTADVFYRESMDMVKKLGEYGVLAVEMETTALYTLAAKYGVNALSVLTVSDHIFTGEETTSEERQTTFNEMIEIALDAAIQQ; encoded by the coding sequence ATGAGCGTTCATATTGAAGCAAAACAAGGTGAAATTGCTGAATCTATTTTACTACCTGGTGATCCACTACGTGCAAAATATATTGCAGAAACATTTTTAGAAGATGTAACTTGCTATAACAATGTACGTGGTATGTTAGGATTCACTGGAACTTATAAAGGAAAACGTGTCTCTGTTCAAGGGACAGGCATGGGTGTTCCTTCTATTTCTATCTATGTTAACGAATTAATCCAAAGCTATGGAGTGAAAAACTTAATTCGCGTAGGTACATGTGGCGCGATTCAAAAAGATGTAAAAGTACGTGACGTAATTATTGCAATGACGGCTTGTACAGACTCTAATATGAACCGTTTAACATTCCCTGGATTTGATTTTGCACCAGCTGCAAACTTTGATCTTTTAAAGAAAGCATATGATGCAGGAACAGAAAAAGGATTACATGTTCGTGTTGGTAATGTTTTAACAGCAGATGTATTCTACCGTGAAAGCATGGACATGGTGAAAAAACTTGGTGAATACGGTGTGTTAGCTGTAGAAATGGAAACAACTGCTCTTTATACATTAGCAGCGAAATACGGTGTAAATGCATTATCTGTATTAACAGTAAGTGACCACATCTTCACTGGAGAAGAAACAACATCTGAAGAGCGTCAAACTACATTTAATGAAATGATTGAAATCGCTTTAGACGCGGCAATTCAACAATAA
- the mprF gene encoding bifunctional lysylphosphatidylglycerol flippase/synthetase MprF, with translation MSFSWKRFLQIGKIIFPFVVLTIVFFQARKELSGISFREAIETIKNIPTGGVFLAITLGAFAVSTMFFYDFVMLRYLKADVPVQKIFRVSWIANTLNGFIGFGGLVGAGIRTMLYRPHVKENGKLIKSIAWMTTAFINGLSLLSFLGLIGILDTSFILHEKPWLWPVLIFFALFVPLYIGFSKIKNRKKQHIEGQEEIKEKNPTVLYSLVSLVEWLSAGIVMYVILILFGIDIDFRKFLGVYVIAALAGVVSLVPGGLGSFDLVFLTGLGQYGIDTGVLLPAMLLYRLVYYILPFCLGLIFAAFEMTGAALKKIEDKPFIAPALETTGVIWTLQRDFLGKLGPWASAALTVFTGLMVILSTILPTSINRAHALHILAPKHLIQFSFSLSLTFGILLLILSRGIYYGTKRSYYMTIVSLIGAAIFNTLKGIDIEETFILLIVLAVLYMLRKRFVREKMSVSLSDVVKVFIFLLLTLYLYKNLGILFAGAKEAFKPDFVVRNITQVKRSALAAAFFVPTFLLIGSLIANRYRSVFPEQSANDKRLQNFLDEYGGNVLSHLGFLGDKQFFFSSDGKALLLFSTTGKRLVVLGDPIGDPSSFRNVLQEFLAEADRFGYICVFYQIESKWMSLYHDFGYNFFKLGEEAVVDLNTFTISGKKRAGLRATFNRFEREGYTFSIHQPPFSDELYEELKNVSAAWLGGKKEKGFSLGYFDREYISRAPIATLSDAEGKIIAFTTFMPVYQTGELSIDLMRYYPDAPGGIMDAIFIHLFQWAKENSYHSFNIGMAPLSNVGLSTQSFWSERVAAAIFNNVRYTYSFSGLRHFKEKYKPAWSGKYLAFRKNHSLPITMLAVTKLIGKRKSS, from the coding sequence ATGTCGTTTTCGTGGAAACGTTTCTTACAAATCGGAAAAATTATTTTCCCATTTGTTGTCTTGACAATTGTATTCTTTCAAGCTCGGAAAGAATTGTCAGGTATTTCATTTCGAGAAGCAATTGAAACAATTAAAAACATTCCGACTGGAGGAGTCTTTTTAGCTATTACGCTCGGTGCGTTTGCTGTTTCAACAATGTTCTTTTATGACTTTGTTATGCTCCGCTATTTAAAAGCAGATGTACCTGTTCAAAAGATTTTCCGTGTTTCTTGGATTGCTAACACCTTAAATGGATTTATCGGTTTTGGTGGACTTGTTGGAGCAGGTATACGGACAATGTTATATCGGCCTCACGTAAAAGAGAATGGTAAACTTATCAAAAGCATCGCTTGGATGACAACTGCTTTTATAAATGGATTATCCCTTCTCTCATTCCTCGGTCTTATAGGAATACTAGATACAAGTTTTATTTTACATGAAAAACCTTGGCTATGGCCTGTCCTCATCTTTTTTGCTCTTTTTGTACCGCTATATATTGGATTTTCCAAAATTAAAAATCGAAAAAAGCAACACATAGAAGGACAGGAAGAAATCAAAGAGAAGAACCCAACCGTTCTATATTCACTTGTTTCATTAGTGGAATGGCTTTCTGCCGGCATCGTTATGTATGTTATTTTAATATTATTTGGAATTGACATCGATTTCCGGAAATTTTTAGGGGTTTATGTTATTGCAGCATTAGCAGGGGTTGTTAGTCTTGTACCCGGTGGTCTTGGTTCCTTTGACCTTGTCTTTTTAACTGGATTAGGACAATACGGTATCGATACAGGCGTATTATTACCTGCCATGTTATTATACCGCCTCGTATACTATATTTTACCATTTTGTCTTGGGTTAATTTTTGCCGCTTTTGAAATGACCGGAGCTGCCCTAAAAAAGATTGAAGATAAACCATTTATTGCACCCGCCTTAGAAACAACAGGTGTCATTTGGACATTACAACGTGATTTTTTAGGAAAGCTAGGTCCATGGGCATCAGCTGCTTTAACAGTCTTTACCGGCCTAATGGTCATCTTATCGACCATTTTACCGACGAGTATAAATCGTGCTCACGCATTACACATTTTAGCTCCAAAACATCTTATTCAATTTTCTTTTAGCTTATCATTAACATTTGGAATTCTGCTCCTTATTCTATCAAGAGGTATTTATTATGGAACAAAACGTTCCTACTATATGACTATTGTTTCTTTAATTGGAGCAGCCATTTTTAATACACTGAAAGGAATCGATATTGAAGAAACCTTTATTTTACTAATCGTGCTAGCCGTATTATATATGCTTCGCAAAAGATTTGTACGTGAAAAAATGTCAGTTTCGCTTTCCGATGTAGTAAAAGTATTTATATTTTTACTACTAACATTATACTTGTATAAAAACTTAGGCATCCTATTCGCAGGAGCAAAAGAAGCTTTCAAGCCCGATTTTGTCGTTCGTAATATTACGCAAGTAAAGAGAAGTGCACTTGCAGCTGCTTTCTTTGTTCCAACTTTTTTACTCATCGGTTCTCTTATCGCGAATCGCTATCGTAGTGTATTCCCTGAGCAATCAGCAAACGATAAACGTCTGCAAAACTTCTTAGATGAATATGGCGGAAATGTACTAAGTCATTTAGGTTTTTTAGGAGATAAACAATTCTTCTTTAGTAGTGATGGAAAAGCACTTCTTTTATTTTCAACAACAGGAAAACGACTTGTTGTACTCGGCGATCCAATTGGGGATCCGTCTTCTTTCCGTAACGTACTACAAGAATTTTTAGCTGAAGCGGATCGATTTGGATATATTTGCGTTTTCTATCAAATTGAAAGCAAATGGATGAGTTTATACCATGATTTTGGCTATAACTTCTTTAAACTTGGTGAAGAAGCTGTTGTTGATTTAAATACATTTACTATATCAGGGAAAAAGCGTGCTGGATTACGTGCAACTTTTAACCGTTTTGAACGTGAAGGTTATACCTTTTCCATTCATCAACCACCATTTTCAGACGAGTTATATGAAGAATTAAAAAATGTTTCAGCCGCTTGGCTTGGGGGAAAAAAAGAAAAAGGCTTTTCTCTTGGATACTTTGATCGTGAGTATATAAGTCGCGCCCCTATTGCAACTTTATCTGATGCTGAGGGAAAAATCATTGCATTTACAACGTTTATGCCTGTTTATCAAACTGGTGAACTTTCTATCGATTTAATGCGTTATTATCCAGATGCACCTGGCGGGATTATGGATGCAATCTTTATTCATTTATTCCAATGGGCAAAAGAAAACAGTTATCATTCCTTTAACATCGGTATGGCCCCGCTCTCTAATGTTGGTTTATCCACACAATCCTTTTGGTCTGAGCGCGTCGCTGCAGCAATTTTCAATAACGTTCGTTATACATATAGTTTTAGTGGTTTACGGCATTTTAAAGAAAAATATAAACCGGCGTGGAGTGGAAAATATTTAGCATTCCGGAAAAATCATTCCTTGCCAATTACAATGCTTGCCGTAACAAAATTAATAGGAAAACGAAAAAGCAGCTAG